One Campylobacter concisus DNA segment encodes these proteins:
- a CDS encoding diguanylate cyclase domain-containing protein, with translation MLEKQKTSLQIVKMFYTKAILLLLSFIFLALFVVCAGTNDIKYDLSSTNSNIKSSISNSFFIIKNDLFLKSKMVEAGLSDMLFDKNSTKNDLYIAFYVFDKNRNLIYSKRFLGADDIAEKDLSWLSLNEADAGKFTVSDRVYKNNRFKDVYASYGLKNGGSILVQINIKFLQNYANVDYDEKSKTYAYLVDKYGNLSRDEFYKKFDESMFLPYVSLGDEFKEDKIIFSLSHMSFYLISYMPEYKIFVITASTKHFHIFMQFVLFWLSIFCFISSLILWVRDVKFIKNRIMPALKEVRDTLDGNEYEIRRSLNVTEFEDIKNGINKLKIETKKATDGLEEYKSRFGYIFEQSFLKIVVYDAYSGDIIDASNAFLSSIGYTKDEIIELNLNNLIDGDFALFMQMKQDAQNSDMSFKIKLRTKDGGTKEGFLQESQIELRDSRLNFMLIHELDDEKFTKKDNEAINDYSFLSPNVIAEALSSDPFSIVRSTQNIDSVFKVPQDKKLINLKDLISPESLDEFAVNISNESKKFFENGGKNSEINLVANMQTNENNKTPFKIKVKFIDNDADKERKTIYFFNDLSDIAKLQEKYDAELKYFQSILWASQALVFSWDKKSDTLYIPNAIAKSLGYALNGDMSINFERAKTIFVDEFVSFKDFFDLIKKGEVYDGEVRFYRADKEIIYVRIRAKAIAFYDGEASVIKGTMQDLSVQNSFFSYQDLLAKIFSYAKEQIIMLDDEFRIIDANDAFFDTLDISRDKNFIEKIYSKDIINFKNGLKDIKDEILNSLKITGFWQGLIHDVRSKNRLEVISISKLLNAFGDQEGYILLASSANDDCYNKEYLEFIAYHDTLTGLPNRFLLFNKLENLLKQAKKSLKIAAFYVDFDNFKSINDGYGHQVGDKILIEISKKIDEIFPKQGIFARIGGDEFIGAMPYENLGEIYETAENILRVGQSKISIDDDEKKLSVSIGISLSSDALGVDDLIERADWAMYQAKLNGKNKYYVFNSKKDTYFKNEYRDDSKIIEAIDAGEMFLLYQPEIDIKSGEVSSFEAFIRWKNGDKILRPSDFLPLAKGSKAVVAIALFTLKDALKARAVWLKEGINAKVRVNLCIKKLMTSEFFEKFKKLLKDEQLDANGLIIDIVDSASGVNLDDVVRYIDAYKELGVSFSLDDFASYSGSVEALGMLKTNRFNIDKRFCKQIFDSVEALKTIRMIKYVSDTFDFDVMIKNLEDKSMLEIFIGFGFSRFQGRLFAPELSLDDVLKFKFTLSSPLNVRNFQDDENYNMLCKIVGAKELMTRLINLLKCDEKVSEKLKDEIANQVDDIRIINEKLAEILDTILVKIDKENVINLANEAILLCDNDLNLSGANK, from the coding sequence GTGCTTGAGAAACAAAAAACCAGCCTTCAGATAGTAAAAATGTTTTATACAAAGGCTATTTTACTTCTACTCTCATTTATATTTTTAGCATTATTTGTAGTTTGTGCCGGTACGAACGATATAAAGTATGATCTTAGCTCAACGAATTCAAATATAAAATCATCAATCTCAAATAGCTTTTTTATAATAAAAAACGATCTATTTTTAAAATCAAAAATGGTTGAAGCAGGTCTTAGCGATATGCTATTTGATAAAAATTCAACAAAAAACGATCTTTATATAGCTTTTTATGTTTTTGATAAAAATAGAAATTTAATCTATTCAAAGAGATTTTTAGGTGCTGATGACATAGCCGAAAAGGATCTATCTTGGCTTAGTTTAAACGAGGCAGATGCTGGGAAATTTACAGTATCAGATCGAGTTTATAAAAACAATCGTTTTAAAGATGTTTATGCATCTTATGGACTAAAAAATGGAGGCAGTATCTTAGTTCAAATTAATATAAAATTTTTGCAAAACTACGCTAATGTAGATTACGATGAGAAAAGCAAAACTTATGCTTATTTGGTGGATAAATATGGAAATTTATCAAGAGATGAGTTTTATAAAAAATTTGATGAATCGATGTTTTTGCCTTATGTGAGTCTTGGCGACGAGTTTAAAGAGGATAAAATAATATTTTCTTTAAGCCATATGAGCTTTTATCTCATAAGCTATATGCCAGAGTATAAAATTTTTGTTATTACCGCTTCAACGAAGCATTTTCATATCTTTATGCAGTTTGTGTTATTTTGGCTATCGATCTTTTGTTTTATATCTTCTTTGATTTTATGGGTTAGAGATGTGAAATTTATAAAAAATAGAATAATGCCAGCCTTAAAAGAGGTAAGAGATACTTTAGATGGCAATGAATATGAGATAAGACGAAGCCTTAATGTAACAGAATTTGAAGATATAAAAAATGGAATAAACAAGCTAAAGATAGAAACCAAAAAAGCAACTGATGGGCTAGAAGAATACAAAAGTAGATTTGGCTATATTTTTGAGCAAAGCTTTTTGAAAATAGTAGTTTATGATGCTTATAGCGGCGATATTATTGATGCTAGTAATGCATTTTTGTCTTCCATTGGCTACACAAAAGATGAGATTATAGAGCTAAATTTAAATAATTTAATAGATGGCGATTTTGCATTGTTTATGCAAATGAAACAAGACGCTCAAAATAGTGATATGAGTTTTAAAATCAAGCTAAGAACAAAAGATGGCGGCACTAAAGAGGGATTTTTACAAGAGTCGCAGATCGAGCTAAGGGATTCTAGGCTAAATTTTATGCTTATACACGAGCTTGACGATGAAAAATTTACGAAAAAGGATAACGAAGCAATAAATGATTATTCTTTTTTATCGCCAAATGTAATAGCAGAAGCATTAAGCAGCGATCCATTTTCTATCGTAAGAAGTACGCAAAATATCGATAGTGTCTTTAAAGTCCCGCAAGATAAGAAGCTTATAAATTTAAAAGATCTAATAAGCCCTGAAAGTTTAGATGAGTTTGCTGTAAATATTTCTAATGAATCTAAAAAATTCTTTGAAAATGGCGGCAAAAATAGCGAAATCAATCTCGTAGCCAATATGCAAACAAATGAAAACAACAAAACGCCATTTAAGATAAAAGTAAAATTTATAGATAATGATGCTGATAAAGAGCGAAAGACAATCTACTTTTTTAATGACTTAAGTGATATAGCAAAGCTGCAAGAAAAGTACGATGCTGAATTAAAATATTTTCAAAGCATACTTTGGGCAAGCCAAGCGCTTGTCTTTTCATGGGATAAAAAAAGCGACACCCTTTATATCCCAAATGCTATTGCCAAGTCGCTCGGATATGCATTAAATGGGGATATGAGTATAAATTTTGAACGTGCAAAAACTATATTTGTAGATGAATTTGTAAGCTTTAAGGACTTTTTTGACCTTATAAAAAAAGGTGAAGTATATGATGGCGAAGTGCGTTTTTATAGGGCTGATAAAGAGATTATTTATGTAAGGATTAGAGCAAAAGCAATAGCTTTTTATGATGGTGAAGCAAGCGTTATAAAGGGCACAATGCAAGATCTTAGTGTGCAAAATAGCTTTTTTTCTTATCAAGACCTTTTAGCAAAAATTTTCTCATACGCAAAAGAGCAAATTATTATGCTTGATGATGAGTTTAGGATCATAGATGCTAATGACGCTTTTTTCGATACGCTTGACATTTCTAGAGATAAAAATTTTATAGAGAAAATTTACTCAAAAGATATAATTAATTTTAAAAACGGACTAAAAGATATTAAAGATGAAATTTTAAATTCACTTAAAATAACTGGCTTTTGGCAAGGTCTTATTCATGATGTTCGAAGCAAAAATAGACTCGAAGTCATAAGTATAAGTAAGCTTTTAAACGCGTTTGGCGACCAAGAGGGATATATATTGCTAGCTTCAAGCGCAAATGATGACTGCTACAATAAAGAGTACCTCGAATTTATCGCGTATCACGATACGCTAACTGGATTGCCAAATAGATTTTTGCTTTTTAATAAGCTAGAAAATCTGCTAAAACAAGCGAAAAAAAGCTTAAAAATAGCAGCTTTTTATGTCGATTTTGATAATTTTAAATCGATAAATGACGGATACGGACATCAAGTAGGCGATAAAATCCTAATAGAAATTTCAAAAAAAATAGATGAAATTTTTCCAAAACAAGGAATATTTGCGAGAATAGGCGGGGACGAGTTTATAGGTGCTATGCCTTATGAAAATTTGGGAGAAATTTACGAGACTGCTGAGAACATCTTAAGAGTGGGCCAGAGTAAAATTTCTATTGATGATGATGAAAAAAAACTTAGCGTAAGTATTGGTATTAGCTTAAGTAGCGATGCACTTGGCGTTGATGATCTAATCGAAAGAGCTGATTGGGCTATGTATCAAGCAAAGCTTAATGGAAAAAATAAATATTATGTATTTAATTCGAAAAAAGATACATACTTTAAAAATGAATATAGAGACGACTCAAAGATCATTGAAGCTATCGATGCTGGTGAGATGTTCTTGCTTTATCAGCCTGAGATTGATATAAAAAGTGGGGAAGTTAGCAGCTTTGAGGCATTTATTAGATGGAAAAATGGCGATAAGATATTAAGGCCATCAGACTTCTTGCCACTTGCAAAAGGCTCAAAAGCAGTTGTTGCTATCGCATTATTTACGCTAAAAGATGCTTTAAAAGCTAGGGCTGTGTGGCTAAAAGAGGGAATAAATGCAAAAGTTAGAGTAAATTTGTGCATTAAAAAGCTAATGACATCTGAGTTTTTTGAGAAATTTAAAAAGCTTTTAAAAGATGAGCAACTAGACGCTAATGGGCTAATCATAGATATCGTTGACTCTGCAAGTGGCGTAAATTTAGATGATGTTGTTAGATATATCGATGCTTATAAGGAACTAGGCGTTAGCTTTTCACTTGATGATTTTGCGTCTTATTCAGGCTCGGTAGAAGCTTTAGGCATGTTAAAAACAAATAGATTTAATATAGACAAAAGATTTTGCAAACAAATTTTTGATTCAGTAGAAGCGCTAAAGACCATACGCATGATAAAGTATGTATCAGATACATTTGATTTTGATGTCATGATAAAAAATTTAGAAGATAAAAGCATGCTTGAAATTTTTATTGGATTTGGCTTTAGTAGATTTCAAGGACGGCTTTTTGCGCCAGAGCTTAGCCTGGATGATGTACTCAAATTTAAATTTACTCTATCATCTCCGCTAAATGTAAGAAATTTTCAAGATGATGAGAACTACAATATGCTTTGCAAAATAGTAGGTGCAAAAGAGCTTATGACTCGTTTGATAAATTTGCTTAAATGCGATGAAAAAGTAAGCGAAAAATTAAAAGACGAAATAGCAAATCAAGTAGATGATATCAGAATAATAAATGAAAAATTAGCTGAAATTTTAGATACGATTCTTGTAAAAATAGACAAAGAGAATGTAATAAATTTAGCTAATGAGGCAATTTTATTATGTGACAATGATCTAAATTTGAGTGGAGCGAATAAATAA
- a CDS encoding ATP phosphoribosyltransferase regulatory subunit has product MNENALNVYEHEIPNGSKLYFASSAKLKRQIEQKASEILENEGFSEIVTPFFSYHQHLSVDATNLLRFSDSLNHEISLRADSTVDTVRIVLRRLKANESKRWFYIQPVFRYPSQEIYQIGAELIGENDVLKSINIVAKLLNELKMDTFLQVSNIQIPRVICEILSVPIEIFENGQMEKILSQNVPWLSALALLKSVDELDEVIKISPSKLKEPLENLRNLASALEYKNLRIVPLYYSKMRYYDSLFFRFLRNNSIIASGGSYEIDGKINSGFAVYTDALIEEKINLRK; this is encoded by the coding sequence ATGAATGAAAATGCTTTAAATGTTTATGAGCATGAAATCCCAAATGGAAGCAAGCTATACTTTGCCAGTAGCGCAAAGCTAAAGAGGCAGATCGAGCAAAAAGCTAGTGAAATTTTAGAAAATGAAGGCTTTAGCGAGATCGTAACGCCATTTTTCTCATATCACCAGCATTTAAGTGTAGATGCTACAAATCTTTTACGTTTTAGCGATAGCCTAAATCACGAAATAAGTCTAAGAGCTGATAGTACGGTAGATACTGTAAGGATCGTGCTTAGAAGACTAAAAGCAAACGAATCAAAAAGATGGTTTTATATCCAACCAGTCTTTCGCTATCCAAGCCAAGAAATTTATCAAATCGGAGCCGAGCTAATCGGTGAAAATGATGTTTTAAAAAGCATAAATATCGTAGCAAAGCTTCTTAATGAGCTAAAAATGGATACATTTTTGCAAGTGAGCAATATACAAATTCCAAGGGTAATTTGTGAAATTTTAAGTGTACCTATTGAAATTTTTGAAAATGGACAAATGGAAAAAATTTTATCTCAAAATGTTCCATGGCTAAGTGCTCTTGCTCTTTTAAAGTCAGTTGATGAGTTGGATGAGGTGATTAAAATTTCTCCAAGCAAGCTAAAAGAACCGCTTGAAAATTTGAGAAATTTAGCCAGTGCTTTAGAATATAAAAATTTAAGAATAGTTCCGCTATATTACTCGAAAATGAGATATTACGATAGTTTATTTTTTAGATTTTTAAGAAATAACAGCATAATAGCAAGTGGCGGCAGCTACGAAATAGACGGAAAAATAAATAGTGGTTTTGCTGTTTATACAGATGCATTGATAGAAGAAAAAATTAATTTAAGGAAGTAA
- a CDS encoding adenylosuccinate synthase produces the protein MRKADLVVGVQWGDEGKGKIVDMLGLNYDMICRSQGGHNAGHTIWVDGVRYALHLVPSGILHKNIINIIGNGVVVCPEVLITEMAQFENLEGRLYISDKAHLNLSYHSQIDQAKERLKGEKAIGTTGKGIGPTYADKISRSGHRVGELLEPERLCDALMHDFETNKCVFDALGVKIPNENELLEELKRYKEVLAPFIANTTNLVWKALDENKKVLLEGAQGTLLDIDHGTYPYVTSSNTISAGACTGLGLNPKEIGEVIGVIKAYTTRVGFGPFPTEDKGTSGDKMCDIGKEFGTTTGRRRRCGWFDAVSVKYASRLDGVDTYALMKLDVLDGFEVVKICKAYQYNGETIDYMPTDLENATPIYEELAGWDSVKGISKYEDLPANARAYIERIEALTGVKIGYISTSPERSDTIIR, from the coding sequence ATGAGAAAGGCTGATTTAGTAGTTGGAGTTCAATGGGGTGATGAGGGTAAAGGCAAGATAGTTGATATGCTAGGACTAAACTATGACATGATCTGTCGCTCACAGGGCGGTCATAATGCTGGCCATACGATATGGGTTGATGGCGTTAGATACGCACTTCACCTTGTTCCAAGTGGAATTTTGCATAAAAATATCATAAACATCATTGGCAATGGTGTTGTTGTTTGTCCAGAAGTATTAATCACTGAAATGGCTCAGTTTGAAAATTTAGAAGGTAGGCTTTATATTAGCGATAAAGCACATTTAAATCTAAGCTACCATAGCCAAATCGATCAAGCAAAAGAGAGACTAAAAGGCGAAAAAGCAATCGGTACGACTGGAAAAGGTATCGGACCAACTTATGCTGATAAAATAAGTAGAAGTGGTCACAGAGTAGGCGAGCTACTTGAGCCAGAGCGTTTGTGCGATGCTTTAATGCATGATTTTGAGACAAATAAATGCGTATTTGACGCACTTGGTGTAAAAATTCCTAATGAGAATGAATTGCTTGAAGAGCTAAAAAGATATAAAGAGGTTTTGGCTCCATTTATCGCAAATACTACAAACCTAGTGTGGAAGGCACTTGATGAAAATAAAAAGGTATTACTTGAAGGCGCTCAGGGTACACTTCTAGATATCGACCATGGCACATATCCATACGTAACTAGCTCAAATACCATAAGTGCAGGTGCTTGCACAGGTCTTGGACTAAATCCAAAAGAAATCGGTGAAGTAATAGGCGTCATAAAGGCCTATACGACTCGTGTTGGCTTTGGCCCTTTCCCAACAGAAGATAAAGGCACGAGTGGCGATAAGATGTGCGATATTGGTAAGGAATTTGGCACAACAACAGGTCGCCGTAGACGTTGTGGTTGGTTTGATGCTGTGAGTGTAAAATATGCTTCAAGGCTTGACGGTGTCGATACTTATGCGCTTATGAAGCTTGATGTTCTTGATGGATTTGAGGTGGTAAAAATTTGCAAAGCTTATCAATATAACGGTGAAACTATCGATTATATGCCGACAGATCTTGAAAATGCAACTCCTATTTACGAGGAACTCGCAGGCTGGGATAGCGTAAAAGGCATAAGCAAATATGAAGATTTGCCAGCAAACGCAAGAGCTTATATCGAGCGAATAGAAGCGCTAACTGGCGTAAAGATCGGCTATATCTCAACAAGCCCTGAAAGAAGTGATACAATCATTAGATGA
- a CDS encoding flagellar export protein FliJ — MDKVEAKLAVARLNVRNFEENLSRLRAKLGEFVLPKSGNIGELKENLELINITRQELNACKESLEIANKEVLHYEHKYKNANLEYEKMKYLEKEEFKKEIKRIQKAEALALDEFAVMKFTTKRES; from the coding sequence ATGGACAAAGTAGAGGCCAAGCTCGCCGTTGCCAGGCTTAATGTGAGAAATTTTGAAGAAAATTTATCGCGTTTAAGAGCTAAACTTGGCGAGTTTGTTTTGCCAAAAAGTGGCAATATAGGCGAACTAAAGGAAAATTTAGAGCTGATAAATATAACAAGGCAGGAGCTAAATGCTTGCAAAGAGAGCCTTGAAATAGCCAACAAAGAAGTTTTACACTACGAGCATAAATATAAAAATGCAAATTTAGAGTACGAAAAGATGAAATATCTAGAAAAAGAAGAGTTCAAAAAAGAGATAAAACGCATACAAAAGGCCGAAGCACTTGCACTTGACGAGTTTGCAGTGATGAAATTTACAACTAAGAGAGAGTCGTGA
- a CDS encoding MotE family protein yields the protein MRAVLLLLTISNFAFCFEVPVDCTQIFEARKEEILKELEIIDEQRQALEVFRASSAAAYEENNKKLAKKEADINTTMKVIEQKRKEIDEVVAKNEKILKELRTMTSDKVNESYSKMKDGAAAEVLSKMPRSNAATILYALDAKKISTIMAKMDPKVASEITTLLQKGPPFADEKGDMPTPAGSINIQ from the coding sequence ATGAGAGCGGTTTTATTACTCTTAACTATTTCAAATTTTGCATTTTGTTTTGAAGTACCAGTTGACTGTACGCAAATTTTTGAAGCTAGAAAAGAAGAAATTTTAAAGGAACTTGAGATCATAGATGAACAGCGCCAAGCTTTAGAGGTATTTCGCGCAAGCTCGGCAGCAGCCTATGAAGAAAATAATAAAAAGCTTGCCAAAAAAGAAGCTGATATAAATACGACAATGAAAGTGATCGAGCAAAAACGCAAAGAGATCGATGAAGTGGTCGCTAAAAATGAGAAAATTTTAAAAGAACTTCGCACAATGACTAGTGATAAAGTCAATGAGTCGTATTCTAAGATGAAAGATGGCGCGGCGGCTGAGGTGCTCTCTAAAATGCCTAGATCAAATGCAGCCACCATACTTTATGCTCTTGATGCCAAAAAGATATCTACTATCATGGCAAAAATGGATCCAAAAGTAGCATCTGAGATCACCACTTTGCTTCAAAAAGGGCCACCATTTGCTGATGAAAAAGGCGATATGCCAACTCCAGCCGGTAGCATAAATATACAGTAA
- a CDS encoding TerC/Alx family metal homeostasis membrane protein codes for MNALEIQTIIVFLIMASLAFGIDLFAHKHDEKISLKQAGIWSIFWIGVSVLFGIYLYFERGSEIASLYFAGYALEKSLSVDNLFVMMAIFSWFKIPEIYRHRVLYFGVIGAMIFRLIFVAAGTMLFAISPWMELIFAAIVAYSAVMMIKKDNCDEDIKDYSNHIAYMAVYHFFPVLPQLFGHSFFVKFSEISNQISDSQKTTLNDQILRLKATWIATPLFLCLCVIELSDVIFAFDSVPAVIAVSKDPVIVYSAMIFAILGLRTLYFVLEALKNFLKYLEISVIVLLFFIAAKLAVNATTHIFHHGFEISAQISLFIILAILGVGVVVSLVKK; via the coding sequence TTGAACGCGTTAGAAATTCAAACAATTATAGTTTTTCTTATAATGGCATCACTTGCCTTTGGAATAGATCTTTTTGCTCATAAACATGATGAGAAAATTTCACTAAAACAAGCTGGTATTTGGTCTATTTTTTGGATAGGAGTTTCGGTACTTTTTGGCATATATTTATATTTTGAGCGAGGCAGTGAAATAGCAAGTCTTTATTTTGCAGGATATGCGCTAGAAAAGTCGCTCTCGGTAGATAATCTTTTTGTGATGATGGCGATTTTTTCATGGTTTAAGATACCTGAAATTTATCGCCACAGAGTGCTTTATTTTGGCGTTATAGGAGCTATGATATTTAGGCTCATCTTTGTAGCCGCAGGTACGATGCTTTTTGCCATCTCACCTTGGATGGAGCTAATATTTGCGGCAATAGTCGCATATAGTGCCGTAATGATGATAAAAAAAGATAACTGTGATGAAGATATAAAAGATTATTCAAACCACATAGCTTATATGGCAGTTTATCACTTCTTTCCAGTTTTACCACAGCTTTTTGGACATAGTTTTTTTGTTAAATTTAGCGAAATTTCTAATCAAATTTCAGATAGTCAAAAAACTACTCTTAACGATCAAATTTTAAGGCTAAAAGCCACTTGGATAGCAACACCATTATTCTTGTGTCTTTGCGTAATTGAGCTAAGCGATGTGATATTTGCTTTTGATAGCGTTCCGGCTGTCATTGCTGTGAGCAAAGATCCTGTGATTGTTTATTCAGCAATGATATTTGCGATACTTGGGCTAAGAACGCTTTATTTTGTACTTGAAGCACTCAAAAATTTTTTAAAGTATTTAGAAATTTCTGTGATCGTGCTTTTATTTTTTATCGCAGCAAAGCTAGCTGTAAATGCGACTACTCATATCTTTCATCATGGTTTTGAAATTTCTGCACAAATTAGCCTTTTTATCATTCTAGCCATTCTTGGAGTTGGGGTCGTAGTAAGTTTGGTTAAAAAATAG
- a CDS encoding molybdopterin molybdotransferase MoeA: MKDFMSYADSLKILKDTINEWDKIEKVAITDALDRHIAYDVTAAENYPAKPVSAMDGYAFAFKDGLSELELITDLPAGSDKGLVIEGSKCVKTFTGSLMSEGTDTLVPVENVEVSGSKIIIKKSVPKGFAVREVGESYKKGEILIKKGTHLTYAEIALLAELGVFHVSVFIRPRVAILATGSEIKDLGEPLENPAQIHSSNHVGIAMQIRKMGAEPILCEIVRDKAELVEKAIINALKSADILVTTGGISMGDYDFVKGALNENFSLIIEGAAIKPGRHIRVAKSGDKYIFALPGFPYSAMVMCVLYVRVLINAWFGQEEPKITAIMDEDYKKRSPFLEFTAVNLENREGKNFVNLNGKKLGSSAIVNNLTNKAALLMIPMDKEILKKGEIVEVLMMPY; encoded by the coding sequence ATGAAAGATTTTATGAGTTACGCAGATAGCCTAAAAATTCTAAAAGATACTATAAATGAGTGGGATAAGATCGAAAAAGTAGCCATAACAGATGCACTTGATAGACACATAGCTTACGACGTGACAGCTGCTGAAAACTACCCAGCAAAGCCAGTTTCAGCGATGGATGGATACGCTTTTGCCTTCAAAGATGGTCTAAGTGAGCTTGAGCTTATCACAGACCTTCCAGCAGGTAGCGACAAAGGACTAGTCATAGAGGGTAGTAAATGCGTCAAAACTTTCACTGGCTCACTAATGAGCGAAGGCACTGATACTCTTGTGCCGGTAGAAAATGTCGAGGTTAGCGGCTCGAAAATAATCATCAAAAAAAGCGTACCAAAGGGTTTTGCTGTGCGCGAAGTAGGAGAAAGCTACAAAAAAGGTGAAATTTTGATCAAAAAAGGCACACATCTAACCTACGCCGAGATAGCACTTCTTGCTGAGCTTGGTGTCTTTCACGTAAGCGTTTTCATACGCCCAAGAGTTGCGATACTAGCGACTGGCAGCGAGATAAAAGACCTTGGCGAACCTCTAGAAAATCCAGCACAAATTCACAGCTCAAATCACGTAGGCATCGCTATGCAGATACGCAAAATGGGCGCAGAGCCGATCCTTTGTGAGATCGTAAGAGATAAGGCTGAGCTTGTCGAAAAAGCGATCATAAACGCACTAAAATCAGCTGATATATTAGTGACGACTGGGGGCATAAGTATGGGTGATTACGACTTTGTAAAAGGCGCTTTAAATGAAAATTTTAGCCTTATCATCGAGGGTGCTGCCATAAAACCAGGTCGTCACATCAGAGTGGCAAAGTCAGGCGATAAATATATCTTTGCACTGCCTGGATTTCCGTACTCGGCAATGGTTATGTGTGTGCTTTACGTGAGGGTCCTAATAAATGCGTGGTTTGGTCAAGAAGAGCCAAAGATCACGGCGATAATGGACGAAGACTATAAAAAACGCTCACCATTTTTAGAATTTACAGCTGTAAATTTAGAAAATCGTGAAGGAAAAAATTTTGTAAATCTAAATGGCAAAAAGCTTGGCAGTTCAGCGATAGTAAATAATTTAACAAACAAAGCTGCACTTTTAATGATCCCAATGGATAAAGAAATTCTTAAAAAAGGCGAAATAGTAGAAGTCTTGATGATGCCTTACTAA
- the yedE gene encoding YedE family putative selenium transporter: MNKTVLYIIAGASLGILGPVLVYFGNPANMGVCAACFLRDSVGAFGFHQAKVVQYLRPEILGLIIGGFLASMLWSRNFTPVSGSAAFSRFFLGVFAMIGCLIFLGCPWRAFLRLGGGDMTAIAGLVGLFAGVFVGRFFKKNGYVIPENDATTKPVAFLPLIIAVLLLAALVFGLKLGDNGALFSSEKGPGSQHANIFISLICAIVIGIFMQRSKFCSVGAISKVFERDLSMFYGIVSIIVFASITNLALGQYKFGFEAQPIAHNDVLWNFLGMSLAGLCFSLSYGCPGKHLVQMGAGNLSSAVFVLGMGAGAAISHNFILASSGAGITPYAPYAVAIGFIYAIYVGVFTKKA, translated from the coding sequence ATGAATAAAACAGTGCTTTACATCATTGCAGGTGCAAGCTTAGGCATTCTTGGCCCAGTGCTTGTTTATTTTGGCAACCCAGCAAATATGGGCGTTTGCGCGGCTTGCTTTTTAAGAGATAGCGTAGGTGCTTTTGGTTTTCATCAAGCCAAAGTGGTACAGTATCTAAGGCCTGAAATTTTAGGGCTTATCATCGGAGGCTTTTTAGCAAGCATGCTTTGGAGTAGAAATTTCACTCCAGTATCTGGCAGTGCGGCATTTTCTAGGTTTTTCTTAGGCGTGTTTGCTATGATTGGTTGCCTTATCTTTTTGGGCTGCCCATGGAGAGCGTTTTTGCGCCTTGGCGGCGGGGATATGACTGCTATTGCTGGTCTTGTCGGTTTATTTGCCGGAGTTTTTGTTGGACGATTTTTCAAGAAAAATGGTTATGTTATACCTGAAAATGATGCCACTACAAAACCAGTTGCGTTTTTGCCATTAATTATTGCTGTTTTGCTTTTAGCAGCCCTTGTTTTTGGTTTAAAGCTTGGCGATAATGGTGCTTTATTTAGCTCAGAAAAAGGCCCAGGTTCACAGCACGCAAATATCTTTATCTCACTTATTTGCGCCATTGTTATTGGCATTTTTATGCAAAGAAGCAAATTTTGCTCGGTTGGAGCGATTAGTAAAGTTTTTGAGCGTGATCTTTCAATGTTTTATGGCATTGTATCTATCATCGTTTTTGCAAGTATCACAAATTTAGCTCTCGGACAATATAAATTTGGCTTTGAAGCTCAACCTATCGCTCATAATGATGTTCTTTGGAATTTCTTAGGCATGAGCTTGGCTGGTCTTTGCTTTAGCCTAAGTTATGGCTGCCCAGGCAAACATTTAGTGCAAATGGGAGCTGGAAATTTAAGCTCGGCTGTATTTGTTTTAGGTATGGGAGCAGGTGCTGCGATAAGCCATAACTTCATACTTGCAAGCTCAGGAGCTGGCATCACTCCTTACGCTCCATATGCCGTAGCGATCGGCTTTATCTACGCTATTTATGTTGGAGTTTTTACTAAAAAAGCATAA